From the Sphingobacteruim zhuxiongii genome, the window TATGCCATTAATTAGCGAACATACCTTTACCAGTCCATTTCAAAACTTCACCCGTGAAGAGTGGAAAAGGTTAAATGGTCAGCTGAGTAATATGCTTGCTGAAGAAGATTTAGGTGCATTACACGCCCTGAATGAACCATTGACCATGGAAGAGATTGAAGATATCTATGTACCTTTAGCTCATCTCCTCGATGTACACATCAATGGCTTTCGGGAACTTCACAGGCAGAGTAATGACTTCTTCCGACGCAATAACAGTCAACTCCCTTTTATTATCGGTATTGCAGGTTCCGTAGCCGTTGGAAAGAGCACTACAGCCAGAGTGCTTCGCAAAGTCCTATCCTTGCTGCCAAATAAACCAAAAGTAGAACTAGTAACAACCGATGGATTCCTATACCCGAATAAGGAATTGATTCGTCGCGACATCTTAAACAGAAAGGGGTTTCCAGAAAGCTATGACACCAAAGAATTATTACAATTCTTATCAGATGTAAAGTCTGGAAAATCATCCCTTACCGTGCCGATCTACTCCCATTTGGAGTATGATGTGCTTCCGCAAGATAAAATAACCATTGCGCAACCAGATATCTTAATTGTCGAGGGGATTAATGTCCTACAAGTGAATTCACGCAGAAATGGGGTCTTTGTATCGGATTTCTTCGATTATTCCATTTATGTGGATGCCGATGAAAAGAATATTGTCGATTGGTATATTGACCGATTCGAATCTTTACGTGCAACGGCCTTCCAAAACGAAAAATCTTATTTCCATCAATACGCAGATATGAGTGTAGAAGAGAGTACGGAAATGGCAACACGTATTTGGAACGAAATAAATAGACCTAACCTACATGAAAATATTCTCCCGACACGTTATCGCGCAGATCTTATCCTCAAAAAAGGATCACATCACTTTGTTAAACGCGTAAAAGTTAGGAAGATTTAAGGACGCTTCGCTCAAACTTAATCACTTCTTTCAAAATCTCATTCTCTAACTGCCGATGCATGCGGTTGCTATTGCTGACAGCATGAAGATCTAATTTATAGCGAACAAAATCCTTCCCTAATTCAATAACCTTCAATTGAAAGTCCTCAGGTTTATCACTTAAGTTCGGGTGGGTCGTTAAACTATCTTTCAATGCCTGCTCTAATTCTTCGATATGAAGTGATGCCAACAAAGGCAACTCAAAACGAACCGTAAACAAAGTAGACTGGTGTGCCGAGAGGTTCATAAAGGTCGCTGTAAAGACCAAGTTATTTGGAACCATAATAATATCATCTTCCTCATCTTGCAAAACCAAGTTCGCAAAAGTAATATCTACAATTCTACCCCGATGCTCCCCTACTTTAATCCGATCACCAACGGAAAGTTGCTCTGAAAACATCACGATTAAACCAGAAATCATGTTCGTAATATAATCGCGAAAAAGCACAGCTATTGCCATAGCAACAATGGTTAAGCCCGTAATAAAGTCTTTCGGATTGATTCCAAAGCTTACTAAAAGAGCAATTAAACCAAACACAACATTTAATACGGCGGTCAGGCGGTTAACACCCAATACGAAGTTTCCACGTACCGCACGATGTTTATGCCTTGCATTATATAGTACAATCACAATAAAACGAACGAAGGATAGGAAAATACTTGGAATTAGGAACGTATATAAACCCCGCATTACTTGCTTTATATCCGCTTCACGGGATAACTCTGCTTTGAAATAATAGTCAGCAGCGAGCAAACCAATAACGAACAATACTTTTAAGAAAAATACGTACGGAAACTTTGGTTTGTTGTCTTCAGCTTTTGC encodes:
- a CDS encoding mechanosensitive ion channel family protein; the encoded protein is MIAKAEDNKPKFPYVFFLKVLFVIGLLAADYYFKAELSREADIKQVMRGLYTFLIPSIFLSFVRFIVIVLYNARHKHRAVRGNFVLGVNRLTAVLNVVFGLIALLVSFGINPKDFITGLTIVAMAIAVLFRDYITNMISGLIVMFSEQLSVGDRIKVGEHRGRIVDITFANLVLQDEEDDIIMVPNNLVFTATFMNLSAHQSTLFTVRFELPLLASLHIEELEQALKDSLTTHPNLSDKPEDFQLKVIELGKDFVRYKLDLHAVSNSNRMHRQLENEILKEVIKFERSVLKSS
- the coaA gene encoding type I pantothenate kinase, whose protein sequence is MPLISEHTFTSPFQNFTREEWKRLNGQLSNMLAEEDLGALHALNEPLTMEEIEDIYVPLAHLLDVHINGFRELHRQSNDFFRRNNSQLPFIIGIAGSVAVGKSTTARVLRKVLSLLPNKPKVELVTTDGFLYPNKELIRRDILNRKGFPESYDTKELLQFLSDVKSGKSSLTVPIYSHLEYDVLPQDKITIAQPDILIVEGINVLQVNSRRNGVFVSDFFDYSIYVDADEKNIVDWYIDRFESLRATAFQNEKSYFHQYADMSVEESTEMATRIWNEINRPNLHENILPTRYRADLILKKGSHHFVKRVKVRKI